One Sodalinema gerasimenkoae IPPAS B-353 DNA segment encodes these proteins:
- a CDS encoding SpoIIE family protein phosphatase translates to MMLELDRLSHIYGSSLESLTLNSTLEDLTLESFSLDRNVPGRILVQHFNEKPLLPGVILLKNGHYMGMISRRKCLEIMSRPYGIELFYNRPLQCLYDFVKTEIVCHPGDSPIFAAARQCLERSPENLYEPLIVILRDGSHRLLDVHKLFIAQSQLYEVASKLLDKRRQELDRANAEVEELNQRLKAENLRLSHEVNIAHQLQQMLLPTEQDLEKIPDLDIAAYMEPAAEVGGDYYDILPHADGVKIGIGDVTGHGLESGVFTIMVQTAIRTLLTAQETDPVRFLNTLNRTIYDNVERMNSDRNLTLSLIDYHQGRLQLSGQHEEAILLRRDGSLERIDTLDLGFPIGLDAEISQFIQPIELALHPGDTLILYTDGITEAEDPNGDFYGLDRLCEVARRHAQDDAEQIQQAIIEHLKKYINGHKIYDDITLLVLKRKLEGSLSQHPHVQTEQRGGRHP, encoded by the coding sequence ATGATGCTAGAACTTGACCGTCTATCCCATATTTATGGCAGTTCTCTCGAAAGTTTAACCCTCAACTCAACCCTTGAAGATCTAACCCTAGAATCCTTTAGCCTAGATCGTAATGTCCCTGGACGAATTTTAGTCCAGCATTTTAACGAAAAGCCTCTACTTCCAGGGGTGATTTTACTGAAAAATGGTCACTACATGGGCATGATTTCTCGGCGGAAATGCTTAGAAATCATGAGTCGTCCCTACGGCATTGAACTGTTTTATAATCGCCCTTTGCAATGCCTCTATGACTTTGTCAAGACTGAAATTGTTTGCCATCCCGGAGATAGTCCAATCTTCGCCGCCGCTCGTCAATGCTTAGAGCGATCGCCCGAAAACCTCTACGAACCCTTAATCGTTATTCTCCGCGACGGTTCTCATCGTCTCCTCGATGTTCATAAGCTCTTCATCGCCCAATCTCAACTCTATGAAGTGGCCAGCAAACTCCTAGACAAACGCCGTCAGGAACTTGATCGAGCCAATGCTGAAGTCGAAGAACTCAATCAACGGCTCAAAGCGGAAAACCTACGGTTGAGCCATGAAGTCAACATTGCCCATCAGTTGCAACAAATGCTCCTCCCCACCGAGCAAGACCTCGAAAAAATCCCCGATCTCGACATCGCCGCCTACATGGAACCCGCCGCCGAAGTGGGAGGAGACTATTACGATATCCTGCCCCATGCCGATGGGGTAAAAATTGGCATTGGCGACGTCACCGGCCATGGCCTCGAAAGTGGCGTCTTCACCATCATGGTACAAACCGCCATCCGCACCCTGCTAACCGCCCAAGAAACCGATCCCGTCCGTTTTCTCAATACTCTCAACCGGACCATCTACGACAATGTCGAACGGATGAACTCCGATCGCAACCTAACCCTGAGTCTCATTGACTACCATCAAGGACGACTGCAACTAAGCGGCCAACATGAAGAGGCAATTCTCCTACGGCGGGATGGCTCCCTCGAACGGATTGACACCCTGGATTTGGGGTTTCCCATCGGCCTCGATGCCGAGATTAGCCAGTTTATCCAACCCATCGAGTTGGCCCTGCATCCGGGCGATACCCTCATCCTCTACACCGACGGAATCACCGAAGCCGAAGATCCCAACGGCGACTTTTATGGCCTCGATCGCCTCTGTGAGGTGGCCCGTCGTCATGCCCAGGACGACGCCGAGCAGATCCAGCAGGCCATCATCGAACATCTAAAAAAATACATTAACGGTCACAAAATATACGACGACATTACGTTATTAGTGTTAAAACGTAAGCTTGAGGGTAGTCTATCGCAGCATCCCCACGTCCAGACTGAACAGCGGGGAGGTCGCCACCCCTAA
- the petE gene encoding plastocyanin, protein MSKRLVQAFFAVVLVISSFALSVAPAAAADVTIKMGADNGMLAFEPQTVEVSPGDTVHWVINKLPPHNVVFDEANSADAGVAKQLSNTKLAYSAGDGYDVTIPSDATPGTYNYFCTPHRGAGMVGKLVVK, encoded by the coding sequence ATGTCCAAACGTTTAGTTCAAGCTTTCTTCGCCGTAGTGCTAGTGATCAGTAGCTTTGCACTGTCTGTTGCTCCCGCTGCCGCCGCAGATGTCACCATCAAAATGGGTGCAGACAACGGGATGTTGGCCTTCGAGCCTCAAACCGTGGAAGTCAGCCCTGGGGATACGGTGCATTGGGTCATCAACAAGCTCCCCCCCCACAACGTGGTTTTTGACGAAGCCAACTCCGCCGACGCTGGCGTTGCCAAACAACTGTCCAACACCAAGTTGGCCTACAGTGCTGGCGATGGCTACGATGTGACTATCCCCAGTGATGCCACTCCCGGAACCTACAACTACTTCTGCACCCCCCACCGTGGCGCAGGTATGGTCGGTAAACTGGTCGTCAAGTAA
- a CDS encoding TRC40/GET3/ArsA family transport-energizing ATPase yields MRIILMTGKGGVGKTSVAAATGLQCAQKGYKTLVLSTDPAHSLADSFDQELSHEPRLIQENLWGAELDALVELAENWGAVQKYITQVLQARGLEGVQAEELAILPGMDEIFGLVRMKRHYDEGEYDVLIVDSAPTGTALRLLSLPEVGGWYMRRFYKPLQGISVALRPLVEPLFKPIAGFSLPDREVMDAPYEFYEQIEALEKVLTDNNQTTVRLVMNPERMVIKESLRAHAYLSLYNVATDLVIANRILPDNVTDPFFLRWKEQQQQYKREIHENFHPLPVKEVPLYSEEMCGMEALERLRDTLYGDEDPSQVYYKENTIRVIQEEGIYRLELYLPGITKDKIQLSKTGDELNICIGNHRRNLVLPQALAALQPSGAKMEEDYLRIQFS; encoded by the coding sequence ATGCGAATTATCCTCATGACCGGCAAAGGTGGCGTTGGTAAAACCTCCGTCGCCGCCGCCACCGGACTGCAATGTGCTCAGAAAGGCTATAAAACCCTTGTGCTGAGTACCGATCCGGCTCACTCTCTCGCCGATAGTTTTGATCAAGAACTCAGCCACGAACCGCGTCTGATTCAAGAGAATCTCTGGGGAGCCGAATTAGATGCCTTGGTGGAATTGGCGGAAAACTGGGGAGCTGTTCAGAAGTACATCACCCAAGTGCTACAGGCCCGAGGCCTAGAGGGGGTGCAGGCTGAGGAATTGGCGATTCTGCCCGGGATGGATGAGATTTTCGGCCTGGTGCGCATGAAACGCCACTATGACGAGGGGGAATATGATGTTCTCATCGTCGATTCTGCGCCCACAGGAACCGCCCTGAGACTGCTCAGTTTGCCGGAGGTGGGAGGCTGGTATATGAGACGCTTTTACAAGCCGTTACAGGGCATTTCTGTGGCGCTGCGTCCCCTGGTGGAACCCTTATTCAAACCCATCGCGGGCTTTTCCCTACCGGATCGAGAGGTGATGGATGCCCCCTACGAGTTTTATGAGCAAATTGAAGCCCTCGAAAAAGTCCTCACTGACAATAATCAAACCACTGTGCGCCTGGTGATGAATCCTGAGCGAATGGTGATTAAAGAATCCCTCCGTGCTCATGCCTATTTGAGCCTCTACAATGTGGCCACAGATTTGGTCATTGCCAACCGGATTTTACCCGACAACGTGACAGACCCCTTTTTCCTGCGCTGGAAGGAACAACAGCAGCAATATAAACGGGAAATCCACGAAAATTTCCATCCGCTACCCGTTAAAGAAGTGCCCTTATATTCTGAGGAAATGTGCGGCATGGAGGCATTGGAGCGATTGCGAGATACCCTTTATGGGGATGAAGACCCCAGTCAGGTCTATTATAAAGAAAATACAATTCGGGTGATTCAGGAGGAAGGAATCTATCGTCTGGAATTGTATTTGCCGGGCATCACAAAGGACAAAATTCAGCTTTCTAAAACGGGCGATGAGTTGAACATTTGTATCGGCAATCACCGTCGCAATCTGGTTCTGCCTCAAGCTCTGGCTGCATTACAACCCTCGGGGGCGAAAATGGAGGAGGATTATTTGAGGATTCAGTTTAGTTAA
- a CDS encoding MFS transporter translates to MYDEPIQPQPQYRHKPLNFKTKLAYGAGDAGAGITATLLAFSFLIFLTNVANLRPALAGTVLLIGKIWDAVNDPIIGYLSDRTRSRWGRRHSWMLVASIPFGIFFFLYWIVPTFSEDPGLNQWGRFLYYTVISIIFNAVSSAVTLPYTALTPELSKDYDERTSLTSYRFMFSIGGSILALALGQFFAMQFPDDSVAQYLSLGAVCAILSVLPIYWCVWGTTDPTAFNPRQRRVTPGSEDDVTPSGSILVQFKQVLESRPFWFVIGIYLCSWLSFQLTAAIIPYYAVSYMGMDSYFSVALVVQGTAMLALGLWSWVSYRYGRKRTYFAGMSGWIIAQILLFFLPSDRVDWLYILCAMAGLGVSTAYLIPWSMLTDVTDLDELNTGEQRQGTFYALMVFLQKTGLALGIWLAGIILELSGFVEPPPGEPIPPQPESALFAIRVVVGPLPAVFLIIGLFLMYYYPVTRELQETVILRLRERREAKDTAKTPNPEIEG, encoded by the coding sequence ATGTACGATGAGCCTATCCAGCCGCAACCTCAGTACCGTCATAAACCGTTAAATTTTAAAACTAAACTGGCCTACGGTGCAGGAGATGCCGGAGCCGGGATTACAGCAACCTTGCTGGCTTTCTCATTCCTGATTTTCCTGACTAATGTAGCGAATTTGCGCCCTGCGTTAGCGGGAACTGTCTTGCTCATTGGCAAGATTTGGGATGCGGTGAATGATCCGATTATCGGCTATTTGAGCGATCGCACCCGCTCCCGTTGGGGACGACGACATTCCTGGATGTTAGTAGCGTCCATTCCCTTTGGGATCTTTTTCTTCCTCTATTGGATCGTTCCCACCTTTAGCGAAGACCCTGGTCTCAACCAATGGGGTCGCTTCCTCTATTACACCGTCATCAGTATTATTTTTAACGCTGTCTCCTCGGCGGTGACGCTGCCCTATACGGCCCTCACTCCGGAACTGAGCAAAGACTATGACGAGCGGACGAGTCTCACCAGTTACCGCTTCATGTTTTCCATTGGTGGCAGTATTCTGGCGTTGGCCCTGGGGCAATTTTTTGCCATGCAGTTTCCCGATGACAGTGTCGCTCAGTATTTGAGTTTGGGGGCAGTTTGTGCCATTCTCTCGGTCTTACCGATTTACTGGTGCGTCTGGGGAACCACCGACCCCACCGCCTTTAACCCTCGTCAGAGGAGGGTTACTCCCGGTTCAGAGGATGATGTGACTCCCTCGGGGTCGATTTTGGTGCAGTTTAAGCAGGTGCTTGAGAGTCGCCCGTTTTGGTTCGTCATCGGGATTTACCTCTGTTCTTGGCTCTCCTTTCAACTGACGGCGGCGATTATTCCCTACTATGCCGTCAGCTATATGGGGATGGACTCCTACTTTAGTGTGGCCCTGGTGGTGCAAGGAACTGCCATGTTGGCGTTGGGCCTGTGGAGTTGGGTGAGTTACCGCTATGGCCGTAAACGCACCTATTTTGCCGGGATGAGTGGCTGGATTATTGCCCAGATCCTCTTGTTCTTCTTACCGAGCGATCGCGTAGACTGGCTCTATATTCTCTGTGCTATGGCAGGACTGGGGGTCTCGACTGCCTATCTGATTCCCTGGTCGATGTTAACGGATGTCACAGACCTCGATGAACTCAACACCGGCGAACAACGCCAGGGGACGTTTTACGCCCTGATGGTATTTCTGCAAAAAACAGGATTGGCGTTAGGAATTTGGTTGGCGGGGATTATCCTGGAACTGTCGGGTTTTGTGGAACCGCCTCCTGGAGAGCCTATCCCTCCTCAACCGGAATCCGCGTTGTTTGCCATTCGCGTGGTGGTGGGTCCCCTACCGGCGGTATTCTTAATCATTGGTTTGTTTCTGATGTACTACTATCCCGTGACTCGGGAACTGCAAGAAACAGTGATCCTACGACTGCGAGAACGGCGGGAGGCAAAAGACACAGCAAAAACCCCCAATCCGGAGATTGAGGGCTGA
- a CDS encoding DUF2358 domain-containing protein has product MTLLDILRQDYQSFPEAQTYEIYAEDVYFKDPLNEFRGCDRYRQNIHFIATWFKAVHLELHDIRQEGDRIFTDWTLQWNTPLPWFPRISIPGWSELTVNAEGKISRHLDYWHCSPGQVLRQHFPGASPPKHPNL; this is encoded by the coding sequence ATGACCCTTTTAGATATTCTGCGACAGGACTACCAATCGTTTCCCGAGGCGCAAACCTATGAGATTTACGCCGAGGATGTGTATTTCAAGGACCCCCTGAATGAGTTTCGGGGCTGCGATCGCTATCGCCAGAACATCCACTTCATCGCCACTTGGTTCAAGGCAGTGCATCTGGAGTTGCATGATATCCGGCAAGAGGGCGATCGCATTTTCACGGACTGGACGTTGCAATGGAACACCCCCCTCCCCTGGTTTCCCCGCATCTCCATCCCCGGATGGAGTGAACTGACGGTTAACGCCGAGGGCAAAATCAGCCGCCATCTCGATTACTGGCATTGTTCCCCCGGACAGGTACTACGACAACATTTCCCCGGAGCCTCCCCCCCCAAGCATCCCAATCTCTGA
- a CDS encoding fatty acid desaturase has protein sequence MTTTAPMTMPEIERRIRQSIAPEQLRQWLTLKPLRAYRDVILDWLGITLGLAIAAQFQTLWSYAIAILIIGNRQYALFILAHDAIHGALHPNRRLNDSLARWFVYGPMFMALEDARRNHLQHHRHMGTPNDPDRYLHTFEGKNSPLAFLLYCSGLATFGKTVLKVTPFGRLLTPSPKTGAIPPQTLLKDYVKQRLPVLIWQPLLICLFWLSPLPIWAYLLLWVFPIYALVFVPDEIRAFCDHGVLRHPAPVGDSLRLVSVTPPLWEALLFAPHHMHYHAEHHLWPAIPHYNLHLAHRAVRDRPDITVRPSYLGFLWRVLRSLPLTTTAVVSGK, from the coding sequence ATGACTACTACCGCCCCGATGACCATGCCGGAGATTGAACGACGGATTCGCCAATCCATTGCCCCTGAACAGTTACGTCAGTGGTTAACCCTGAAGCCACTGCGGGCCTATCGGGACGTCATCCTCGACTGGCTGGGAATTACTCTCGGTTTGGCGATCGCCGCTCAATTCCAGACCCTCTGGAGTTATGCGATCGCCATTCTCATCATTGGCAACCGTCAATATGCCCTCTTTATCCTGGCCCATGATGCCATCCATGGAGCCTTGCATCCCAATCGTCGCCTCAATGACAGCCTGGCCCGTTGGTTCGTCTATGGCCCCATGTTCATGGCCCTCGAAGATGCCCGCCGTAACCATCTGCAACACCATCGCCACATGGGAACTCCCAACGATCCCGATCGCTATCTCCATACCTTTGAGGGCAAAAACTCCCCCCTCGCCTTCCTCCTCTACTGTTCCGGCCTAGCTACCTTCGGCAAAACCGTTCTCAAGGTGACTCCTTTTGGGCGATTGCTGACCCCCAGCCCGAAAACCGGGGCCATCCCACCCCAAACCCTACTCAAAGACTACGTTAAACAGCGCTTGCCGGTGTTGATTTGGCAACCGCTACTTATTTGCTTGTTTTGGCTGTCTCCCCTGCCAATTTGGGCGTATTTGCTGCTCTGGGTGTTTCCCATTTATGCCCTGGTCTTTGTTCCTGATGAAATTCGCGCCTTCTGTGATCATGGGGTTCTGCGCCATCCCGCGCCAGTGGGTGATTCCCTACGGTTGGTTTCCGTGACCCCGCCATTATGGGAGGCCCTGCTGTTTGCCCCACATCATATGCACTACCATGCCGAACATCATCTTTGGCCGGCCATTCCCCACTACAATTTACACTTAGCGCATCGTGCGGTGCGCGATCGCCCGGACATTACCGTCCGTCCTAGTTACCTGGGGTTCCTCTGGCGGGTGCTGCGATCGTTGCCCCTCACGACGACGGCAGTTGTCTCAGGAAAATAA
- a CDS encoding methyl-accepting chemotaxis protein: protein MNTKQFQRYLVGTSAVGIFVIGALVALVAILPLSERLKEGEQRKLEFAATTQAQTIEEILSRLTNIAMQVSSRTRARQELQAYNQGDLEREPFVTSNQAILGDALQQSPDIVGITRLDANNALAIQLGQTIPTTFWIIPDSSAQTPEISPPLQLDNNSYFLLVASPILTPQGQRVGTDLVLFDVSNLQILVEQGQIVGESGVIALGQRQNGRSQLFFDHVDANYQAQFEQVIAEASAEGVQLELLEGVRGEMVIASTRLANYDWVVAVKLDSAELYESIMADIRNLAGILVILTLVGSGVMVLLLRPLAGQAIVETEDLEQKLKEAQELLALRNTALEQQRQKEQYLQAAMDKIERLRSSAREVSHQSEQAESTSKTALTLVHQGAEDVANALSGTQALQQQIQDILDEMQRLNDSTDRITVIARLVGDMASQTNMLALNAAVEAVRAGEKGKGFAVVATEIRKLADQSHQSAERIRHLSTEIQTAIRSTSTATRLGTERADSGVRVAGETAQVFATVRESIQAVAQTTNRIAQVNHHQAQEIESLVQTLHDLDDLR from the coding sequence ATGAATACGAAACAGTTTCAACGATATCTAGTGGGTACGTCAGCCGTGGGAATTTTTGTCATTGGGGCGTTGGTGGCTCTGGTGGCGATTCTGCCCCTCTCAGAGCGGCTCAAGGAGGGAGAACAACGCAAATTAGAATTTGCTGCCACCACCCAAGCTCAAACGATTGAGGAAATTCTCTCCCGTCTGACGAACATTGCCATGCAGGTGTCTAGTCGTACCCGCGCTCGCCAAGAGTTGCAGGCCTATAATCAGGGCGATCTCGAACGGGAGCCATTTGTCACCAGTAATCAAGCCATTTTAGGAGATGCCCTGCAACAGTCGCCAGACATTGTCGGGATTACTCGCCTCGATGCCAATAATGCCTTAGCCATTCAGCTCGGACAAACGATTCCCACAACGTTTTGGATCATTCCTGACTCCTCGGCCCAAACCCCTGAGATCAGTCCCCCTCTGCAATTAGACAACAATTCGTATTTTCTCTTAGTCGCCTCGCCGATTCTCACCCCCCAGGGGCAACGGGTGGGAACAGATCTGGTCTTGTTTGACGTTTCTAATCTACAAATTCTGGTAGAGCAGGGTCAGATTGTGGGAGAGAGTGGGGTGATTGCTCTGGGCCAGCGTCAGAATGGTAGATCTCAACTGTTCTTTGACCATGTTGATGCGAACTATCAGGCTCAATTTGAGCAGGTTATCGCGGAGGCGAGCGCGGAGGGGGTGCAATTGGAGTTACTGGAGGGAGTGCGAGGAGAAATGGTGATCGCCAGTACCCGTCTGGCTAATTATGACTGGGTCGTGGCGGTTAAACTCGACAGCGCCGAACTTTATGAAAGCATCATGGCCGATATCCGCAATCTAGCCGGAATCCTCGTGATTCTGACCCTGGTTGGCAGTGGAGTGATGGTGTTGCTATTGCGGCCTCTGGCCGGTCAGGCGATCGTCGAAACGGAAGATCTCGAACAGAAACTCAAAGAAGCTCAGGAACTCCTGGCCCTAAGAAATACAGCCCTGGAGCAACAACGGCAAAAAGAGCAGTATCTACAAGCGGCAATGGATAAAATCGAACGGCTGCGCTCCTCCGCTCGTGAGGTCTCCCATCAATCTGAGCAAGCCGAATCCACATCGAAAACGGCCCTAACCCTGGTTCATCAGGGGGCTGAAGATGTGGCCAATGCCCTCTCGGGAACCCAGGCTTTGCAACAACAGATTCAAGACATCTTAGACGAGATGCAGCGGTTAAACGACAGCACCGATCGCATTACGGTGATTGCTCGTTTGGTGGGGGATATGGCCTCACAAACCAATATGTTGGCTCTCAATGCAGCGGTGGAAGCAGTCCGCGCTGGGGAGAAAGGCAAAGGCTTTGCGGTGGTGGCGACGGAAATCCGTAAACTGGCAGACCAGAGTCATCAGTCTGCCGAGCGAATTCGTCATCTGAGTACGGAGATTCAAACGGCGATTCGCTCGACGTCCACGGCGACTCGCTTGGGGACAGAACGGGCCGATTCCGGGGTACGGGTGGCGGGAGAAACCGCTCAGGTGTTTGCGACGGTGCGCGAATCCATCCAAGCGGTCGCTCAGACCACCAATCGCATTGCTCAGGTGAACCATCACCAAGCTCAGGAGATTGAGTCCCTGGTGCAAACCTTACATGACCTAGATGATTTGAGGTGA
- a CDS encoding transporter substrate-binding domain-containing protein: MLIVLMGTVGLRGVSASSIPSPAADGNSLQVVTRLLPPLVMEENRQYQGFVIDLWQEVSRRLNLSYEIDVAPNVDGLLDAVELGQADVGIGGISITAEREERLDFSQPILEAGLQILIPQQQTGIWGQLQRTALGILSSRAFYVGIGVFVTILLLVAHVVWLIEHRHNPDFPRRYGVGIWEAFWWAAVTVTTVGYGDKTPKRPLGKLVALLWMCAGYFVFGYFIASMTSIFTVDGLQGSIASLDDLKGRRVATVEATTAAEFLANTRTILVEYVDPQQMYQGLQRGEAAAIVYDAPVLRHYARHEGNGTVTLAGPMFQRQFYGFVFPPNSPYRTPINVALLQTVEDGTYERLRELWFVHQCRSPANC; encoded by the coding sequence ATGCTCATTGTTTTAATGGGGACTGTGGGGCTTCGGGGGGTCTCCGCCTCTTCCATTCCTTCTCCAGCAGCCGATGGCAACTCCCTACAAGTGGTGACGCGACTGCTGCCCCCCTTGGTCATGGAAGAGAACCGCCAATATCAAGGATTTGTGATTGATCTCTGGCAAGAAGTCAGTCGTCGCCTGAATTTGTCCTACGAGATTGACGTCGCCCCAAATGTCGACGGACTTCTCGATGCCGTTGAGTTGGGCCAAGCCGATGTAGGGATTGGTGGAATTAGCATCACCGCCGAACGAGAAGAACGCCTGGATTTTTCCCAACCGATTTTGGAGGCGGGGTTACAAATTCTCATCCCTCAACAGCAAACCGGCATCTGGGGGCAACTTCAACGAACCGCCCTGGGAATTTTATCCTCTCGGGCCTTTTATGTTGGGATTGGTGTGTTTGTGACGATTCTGTTGCTGGTGGCCCATGTAGTGTGGTTAATCGAACATCGCCATAACCCGGACTTTCCACGACGCTATGGGGTGGGCATTTGGGAGGCCTTTTGGTGGGCGGCAGTTACGGTTACCACCGTTGGCTATGGCGACAAAACCCCAAAACGCCCTTTGGGGAAATTAGTGGCCCTGTTATGGATGTGTGCTGGGTATTTTGTCTTTGGCTATTTCATCGCCAGTATGACGAGCATTTTTACGGTAGATGGGTTACAAGGATCGATCGCCTCCTTGGATGATCTGAAGGGACGACGGGTGGCCACGGTGGAGGCCACGACAGCCGCAGAGTTCCTAGCCAACACCCGCACGATTCTCGTAGAATATGTCGATCCTCAGCAGATGTATCAGGGGTTACAGCGAGGGGAGGCGGCGGCGATCGTCTATGATGCCCCGGTGTTACGGCATTATGCCCGTCATGAGGGAAACGGGACGGTGACCTTGGCCGGACCGATGTTTCAGCGACAGTTTTATGGTTTTGTCTTCCCCCCGAATAGTCCCTATCGAACTCCCATCAATGTCGCTCTCCTGCAAACTGTTGAGGATGGAACCTATGAACGGTTGCGGGAGTTGTGGTTTGTCCATCAATGTCGCTCTCCTGCAAACTGTTGA
- a CDS encoding class I SAM-dependent methyltransferase: MSDPQSRREYIRDIAAKASADEHPAGWFEEVYTTAEGESAAIPWALMQPNPHLLAWLAQGDRPSPSQRALVVGCGLGDDAEALAEQGYQVTAFDISTTAIAWCQQRFPNSCVNYHVADLDEFAQTHSQAFDLVFECRTIQALPLTVRPQTITAICQLLAPEGTLFLITNVREDEAAPDGPPWPLSESELQQIPQQGLQEVHRHRPSGTNRPTLCLEYRRVS; this comes from the coding sequence ATGTCTGATCCTCAGTCCCGCCGGGAGTATATTCGTGACATTGCCGCCAAAGCCAGTGCCGATGAGCATCCGGCTGGCTGGTTTGAAGAGGTTTATACCACAGCCGAGGGGGAATCGGCGGCCATTCCTTGGGCCTTGATGCAGCCGAATCCGCATCTGCTGGCTTGGTTGGCCCAGGGCGATCGCCCCAGTCCATCTCAACGGGCCTTGGTGGTTGGTTGTGGCTTAGGGGATGATGCCGAAGCCTTGGCAGAACAGGGCTATCAGGTGACAGCTTTTGATATTTCGACCACGGCGATCGCCTGGTGTCAGCAACGATTCCCCAACTCCTGCGTCAACTACCACGTGGCGGATCTCGATGAGTTTGCCCAAACCCACTCACAAGCCTTTGATTTGGTCTTTGAATGTCGCACCATTCAAGCCCTCCCCTTGACCGTTCGCCCGCAAACCATCACCGCCATTTGTCAACTCCTGGCCCCCGAAGGAACCCTATTTCTGATTACCAATGTTCGCGAGGATGAGGCTGCCCCCGACGGCCCCCCTTGGCCCCTATCCGAGAGCGAACTGCAACAAATTCCTCAGCAGGGGCTGCAAGAAGTTCACCGTCACCGCCCTAGCGGAACCAACCGCCCCACCCTCTGCTTAGAATATCGACGAGTTTCCTGA
- a CDS encoding class I SAM-dependent methyltransferase, producing the protein MNLQQEFVSCGVCGSDRWHPYASGQDYEYGTSKDVFQIVECRHCGHRYLNPRPVMAELPRIYPPHYYAYNYDQAVHPLALRAKDWLDRGKVQSWISKHPATSKSAKNPRPQKALRVLDVGCGNGRYLKRLHRLGLAKHNLYGVEMNEAAIHQLNQAGFQGYYGRLEEVAPELPENSFDVIVLLQVLEHVANPAQIVQILAQLLRPGGRLILETPNIEGWDAKLFREGYWGGYHFPRHWHLFSQETLGKLFEDAHLETLEFRSLPSHAFWILSYHHWLEDQLKWCRFAAQFNPLQNIPLLSVFTGLDLVRSRLGFSTSNLQAIARKPNHP; encoded by the coding sequence GTGAATCTACAACAAGAATTTGTCTCCTGTGGAGTCTGTGGGAGCGATCGCTGGCATCCCTACGCCAGCGGCCAAGATTACGAATATGGCACCTCAAAGGATGTCTTTCAGATTGTTGAATGTCGTCATTGTGGCCATCGCTATCTGAATCCCCGGCCCGTCATGGCGGAACTGCCCCGGATTTATCCCCCCCATTATTACGCCTACAACTACGATCAAGCAGTTCACCCCCTGGCCTTGCGGGCCAAAGACTGGCTCGATCGGGGCAAGGTGCAGAGTTGGATTAGCAAGCATCCCGCCACCTCCAAGTCCGCTAAAAACCCCCGACCCCAGAAAGCCCTGCGAGTGCTGGATGTGGGCTGTGGCAATGGGCGTTATCTCAAGCGACTCCATCGTCTGGGGTTGGCCAAACATAATCTCTACGGCGTCGAAATGAATGAGGCGGCCATTCATCAACTCAACCAAGCCGGATTTCAAGGGTACTACGGCCGCCTAGAAGAGGTGGCCCCAGAATTACCGGAGAACAGTTTTGATGTGATTGTTCTGCTGCAAGTCCTCGAACATGTGGCGAACCCTGCCCAAATTGTGCAAATTTTAGCCCAACTCCTCCGTCCGGGCGGTCGCTTAATCCTAGAAACTCCCAATATCGAGGGCTGGGATGCCAAACTCTTTCGTGAAGGCTATTGGGGAGGGTATCACTTTCCCCGTCACTGGCATTTATTTAGTCAGGAAACCTTAGGGAAGCTCTTTGAGGATGCTCACCTAGAGACCCTGGAGTTTCGTAGCCTTCCCTCTCATGCCTTCTGGATTCTTTCCTATCATCATTGGCTCGAAGATCAGCTTAAATGGTGTCGATTCGCCGCCCAGTTTAATCCTCTGCAAAATATCCCCTTACTCAGTGTATTTACGGGATTGGATTTAGTTCGCTCTCGCCTGGGCTTCTCCACCTCCAATCTTCAGGCGATCGCCCGTAAACCAAATCACCCTTGA